One region of Athene noctua chromosome 18, bAthNoc1.hap1.1, whole genome shotgun sequence genomic DNA includes:
- the MRPL58 gene encoding large ribosomal subunit protein mL62, giving the protein MAAHTLWSLCRPRLELGLLSARFSQRAAAGTEYRSAYSLDKLYPPRQDGGASAPERAQPAGLDIPLARLTVSYCRSSGPGGQNVNKVNTKAEVRFHLASADWIPEAVRQKMASMQRNKINRAGELIVSSEESRYQMKNLAICLEKIRTMVTEATEKPKVVSKETTQKLIERVENMNRERLRQKKIHSNIKQSRKADFD; this is encoded by the exons atggcggcgcACACGCTGTGGAGCCTGTGCcggccgcggctggagctggggcTTCTCAGCGCCCGGTTCTCGCAGCGGGCCGCCGCCGGGACCGAGTACCGGAGCGCCTACAGCCTGGACAAGCTGTACCCGCCGCGGCAGGACGGCGGCGCCAGCGCCCCG GAGCGGGCGCAGCCGGCAGGCCTCGACATCCCCCTGG ctcGCCTGACCGTGTCCTACTGCCGGAGCAGTGGCCCTGGCGGACAGAATGTTAATAAAG TGAATACCAAGGCAGAAGTTCGGTTCCACCTGGCATCAGCTGACTGGATTCCAGAAGCTGTGAGACAAAAAATGGCATCAATG CAGAGGAATAAGATCAACCGAGCTGGTGAGCTGATTGTGAGCTCTGAAGAGAGTCGCTACCAAATGAAGAATCTGGcaatttgtttagaaaaaatcAGAACCATGGTCACAGAGGCTACTGAGAAGCCCAAGGTGGTGTCTAAGGAGACGACACAGAAACTCATAGAGAG gGTGGAAAACATGAACCGTGAACGACTACGACAGAAAAAGATACACTCAAATATAAAGCAGAGCAGGAAGGCAGACTTTGACTGA
- the CDR2L gene encoding cerebellar degeneration-related protein 2-like: MLSADRMEEFQSEEEEPWYDQQDLEQDLHLAAELGKTLLERNKELEDSLQQMYATNEEQVQEIEYLTKQLEMLRQMNEQHAKVYEQLDLTARDLELANQKLVLESKTSQQKIQCLTETIEGLQNQVEELQKQVEEMRSLEQLRIRREKRERRRTIHTFPCLKELCSSPRYEDAFQVHSSSTEFNQKPLERENERLQAMVNSLRSQVNQEKQRKERVEREYTSVIQEYSDLEQRVCEMENCKLRIKELEAELLELQQMKQVKKYLLSREDNLSEALLEPLNNAPEADYIDLSEEEGGKSHGPSMTPSPNHPVRKSCSDTALNAIVTKDAVSRHEGNYTLHANNVRKRGMSILREVDEQYHALLEKYEELLSKCRQHKDSVRHTGVQTSRPISRDSSFRDFRGEGHELEERKTMEKTISKHVEAVDKRLEQSQPEYKALFKEIFSRIQKTKADINATKVKNKSSK; encoded by the exons ATGCTGAGCGCCGACAGGATGGAGGAGTTCCAGAGCGAGGAAGAGGAGCCCTGGTACGATCAGCAAGACCTGGAGCAGG ACTTGCATTTGGCTGCGGAGCTGGGGAAAACGCTACTGGAGCGCAACAAAGAGCTGGAGGACTCCCTGCAGCAGATGTACGCCACCAACGAAGAGCAAGTGCAGGAAATTGAG TACCTGACCAAGCAACTAGAGATGTTGCGGCAGATGAATGAACAGCATGCGAAAGTCTACGAGCAGCTGGACCTGACAGCACGGGACCTGGAGCTAGCTAACCAGAAGCTTGTGCTAGAAAGCAAGACATCCCAACAGAAGATTCAGTG ctTGACAGAAACAATCGAGGGGCTGCAGAACCAAGTGgaggagctgcagaagcaggTGGAGGAAATGCGGAGCTTGGAGCAGCTCCGCATTCGGCGGGAGAAGAGGGAGCGACGCCGAACTATCCACACCTTCCCCTGCCTAAAGGAGCTGTGCTCCAGCCCCAG gtATGAGGATGCATTTCAGGTCCACAGCTCTTCCACAGAGTTTAACCAGAAGCCACTGGAGAGGGAGAACGAGCGTCTCCAAGCCATGGTGAACTCCCTGAGGTCCCAAGTCAACCAGGAGAAGCAGCGGAAGGAGAGGGTTGAACGAGAGTACACCTCTGTTATTCAGGAGTACTCGGACCTCGAGCAGCGGGTGTGCGAGATGGAGAACTGCAAACTGCGCATCAAGGAACTGGAAGCAGAGCTCCTAGAGCTGCAACAGATGAAACAAGTCAAGAAGTATTTGCTCAGCAGAGAAGACAACTTGTCCGAGGCCCTCCTTGAGCCCCTGAATAACGCCCCAGAAGCAGACTACATCGACCTctctgaggaggagggaggaaaaagtcaCGGGCCATCAATGACACCTTCCCCAAACCACCCTGTTCGGAAAAGCTGCAGTGACACAGCCCTCAACGCCATCGTGACCAAGGATGCTGTGAGTCGGCACGAGGGCAATTACACGCTGCATGCTAACAATGTGCGCAAACGGGGCATGTCCATCCTGAGGGAAGTGGACGAGCAGTATCACGCCTTGCTGGAGAAGTATGAAGAGCTCCTAAGCAAATGCCGGCAGCACAAGGACAGTGTGCGCCACACAGGGGTCCAAACGTCCCGGCCCATTTCTCGTGACAGCTCCTTCAGGGACTTCCGGGGAGAGGGACATGAGTTGGAAGAGCGGAAAACCATGGAGAAGACCATCAGCAAACACGTGGAGGCAGTGGACAAGCGGCTGGAGCAGAGTCAGCCTGAGTACAAGGCTCTTTTTAAGGAGATCTTCTCCCGcatccagaaaacaaaagcagacatCAATGCCACAAAGGTGAAAAACAAGAGCAGCAAATGA